The Vigna angularis cultivar LongXiaoDou No.4 chromosome 6, ASM1680809v1, whole genome shotgun sequence genome contains the following window.
tcaGGGATTATTGTGGCTATCTTACCGCcagtaaatattaatattttaagtatttccttagtattttataaatattaagaaatattgaaaaaaaatattttgagttttttagaagcaataatttattttaactagaAAGTTGGTATATAACTTTCTTTATACTCGTCTTGTTGTATATCTTTCAGTCACATGTTCATGCAACATGGCATATGATGAAGTATTTCTGTATATTTTATTTCCACAAAAGGTGTTGGGAGAATTTTTGGGATTAGGAAATTGATcatgataatttaataattttttgacaactGTACCAATCACAGACTACCAATTAGgttattgtaaaaaattattaaaaaaattttttaaaaaaattttccTTAGGAAATACTAATGTATACTTTGGTCAGGTCTTGTTCCTGGGGATTTAGTTCCTTTTATCACGTGTACACAGATACTTGCCGGGAACTTGGTCTTCACAACAAGCATGACAATGGGGATGGGTGAccaaaagaaaagtgtttttgtTTGCGTCTCAGTGGAGAAAACAGCAACTTTAGAGTCTGGAAGtgaaaaaacagagaaaaactTCACAGTAGGAACATTTTCCCAATATTTCCATTATTCGGCTCTAGCAGAAAACGCTTTTATACTTACTCATTTTAAGTCTGGCATGAACAAATTCCTTTAACACGTATCAAAGATTATAGGATtctattaaacaaataaaaaccaaatttttcTGTAAACCCACTTTTTCCCATGTGATAAAGCACCAACCGAAGAGAAGACGAAAATACATGAGATGAAATCAGACCAAATGAATGCAATTTCTTCTGTAGTAAATCACGAGATAAAAGTGGACTTAAAAGTTTACTATTTAAGAGAAACAAAGATGCATAATAATGTGTAACTTATTAGGATCAATGCACTACCTTGATGTTAAAACAAGATTGAAAGTCAAAGATTACAGGTCTCATAATCTATCTTTCATCTCCAATGATAGAGGTACTGGTTGAAAGAGAATCATCAGTTAGGGACCTATCCCCAGACACATCGTCATCATCTTCTGTGATCACCGGGACCTGTATTTTCTCCACTTCTCTCATCACCTCTCTCATCTCAGGGCGCTTCTCAGGGAACCTCTCAATGCAACGCATTGCAAGCTGCAACAACCTCAGCATCCCAGGAAGTGCACTTTTTTGCCCTGATATTTCTTTGTCAAATATCTCAGCTGTCCATTCTTCCCTCACTGCTCTATGAACCCAACTGCATAGATCCACGCCATTCGTTCCTTGTGGAGCCGAGTTAATAGACACTTTTCCGGTCAGAAGCTCTATCAGAAGTGAACCATAGCTCCACACATCGGCTTGCATTGTCACCTTTCTTGCGTACCCATATTCAGGTGATTTGTAAACAACCATGTGCTGAGCTGCAATAGGTTGTGCTATCAAGGAGGCAAGACCGAAGTCAGAAACAAGAACCGCATCGTTTTCATCGAATAGTACGTTTGAAGACCGCAAGTTGCCGTGTGGGACAACGTTTTGGAACTTGTGGTTGAGGTGCAGGTACACCAATGCTCGAGCCACTCCTCTTGCAACTGACAATCTTGAGTTCCAACTGAACGGTGCCCGGTTTCCGCCTCTATCTGAAATGTCATCGGCACATAAACATACACATAAACATGACTATAATGTACACAATAtatgaaactaaaaaaatggAGCAAGTTGATGTAAATCACCATGAAGTCGGGAGAAAAGATTTCCATTCCCTGCAAAACTGTAAAGCATGAGCTTCTCATCTCTGGAATGGTAGTAAGCGAGCAAAGGCAACAAATTGGGGTGCTTCATATCAGCAATGGCAGTGACTATCTTCTCAAATTCCTCCTTTGTAAATGGCTTCAAGTTCCTTAGCCTTTTGACGACAATGGTAGATCCACTATTCAGCATAGCCTTATAACTGTTTCCCAAGATCCCATGACCCAGTGGCTCAGCAGAAGCTCTAAGAAGTTCACCCATTTGAAATTTCTGGTTATCGTTAAAGAATATCAGCCCCTTTCTCTCTTCCACTGTCATAATCACTGTCCCCTCTCCTATCTCTATCTTGTTTTCAACACCGATCTCCACGTCATCCTCTTTTTCTATGACTGTGTGAATCTGCCCCTTCACTATTTTATTCAGCCTTGTGTATGTGTTGTAGTAAAGCAGCAAGAGCAGTATGATTGCAAGCAGAAGAACCACATTGATAACGAATGAAATATTCATTAATGAAGGTTTACGAGATGTGAAGGTTGTTGGTATGAAGGTTTTACGGGTGAAAATGGGGTGAACTGGTAGATGAAACCATGTCTCCAATGAATGGAAGTAGGAAGCGTTAAAGTTAAGGACATAAACAACCTAGTTGCAGTGCAGACAATAACAAGGGTATCTACTGATATTCTCCTGAGAATACTAAAATTCTTGTATATCGATGTTATCAGGCAGTGTAGGAATGAAGTTTGTAACCTTGGAGCTGTCAAGTAAATTGGAATGTTGCATGTGAGAATGGCCTTAATAAAAAGCTCCTTCTTCTTGTAACTCTCAATCTCAGGACGGCCATTATTGTCCTCCTTGAAGAAAATTAATGCAAGATTGGATGCTGTTGCCAGTTTAGTTTATGAATTGAACAaaagtaatacaaaaattaaacttttttgttAGTAGGAATGGATAATTGtctaaattttagaaataaaattatttaaatgaattgatagtaaatatataaattaagataatattatattaaaaagaaaaattaaaagtctacgttactataaataaaattaatttaataaataaaaaatttactttataaatctatttaactcgtctattttattatttgttgaaatTATTGTTCTAATcatctattttataatttgttgggATTATTGTTTTAATCATCTTATTTTACGATTCGATTTGATAGaaatgagttaaatttaaaatttacttttaaaataccaatcaatttatttatttttaaataaaaactgtaATATTTCTATGACAAAcggataaaatatttaaatagtaatataattattaataatgaaattatgtGGTACCAAGACAAATGCTTTGGTTAAGAAGTTGTACCATATTTTAGTACggacttttttataaaaaatcttggaaaattaaagaagaaaaaattaaataaacttccgtatgagttaaaattaaaatatggaaaacttaaaagtaaaattagaaataattatatgtataaattagttatatataagttatttttaatttatgaagaaaatttttttcttttttttttcaaaaagtctTGTTCAATTGTATTACAAGTTTTTTATTTGGATGATCTTGTGATccatatttaaaacttttttgttctttttaatttaacacaTGGATCAgaaatatatatactaaaaaatccaacctaaataaataaattttatttatatatttaaaataaataatatctaatttaaattttaacttttaaagtAAACATTTATGACGCCTAATgtgtaaattttagaaaatcttAACAGTAAATGAAAtcttgcaaaaagaaaaagaaaatcattatcAGCTTGCCAAGTGTGGACTCTAATTAAGGAgagaagatgagaaagaaaaaagctaaatagaataaatatcatataaattattatatataagtattgtttcaaagaaaaaagtgagtgaaacatcattaaatagttattatttttattttggtttagaATTTTTGAAGTAGTTGTCCCGTAAACATCACcctattattaattaattacaaattgtGAAAAAGATTAGATCAAATTAAAAATGGCTCATCCATTCACGATTTGTcccttttaattaattaatttctgaAAACTATGGTTTGGTTTCTTCCACTGTCCATTGGGGAGAAATAGCTTGGCTGGACCAACCACTTCTCAAATGAAATAATCTTTTTTagtagttaaaattaatttataaataaattaaaaatataatttataaattataagagaggatttttataatttaacttatGTATCAAATGCTTTTATATAAGAATaccaatttcattttcttataaattttccttttcctGCTGCTTCTTCAACGTAATTTCtagaataaaataacataaaaaagttaacttctttaaaacataaaaataaaatttaagagaaaTTTGTATTGATTTGAATACATTTTGTGatgacttttaataaaattttcttttaatccgtgttttttatccaaaaaacttaaatatgaaaaagaatataGTTGTAATAAAGTACTTATTTGAGAGAAACTAcataaatttcttaaaagaaaaatgctgTTTGAACCAGTCAAATACGTGTCAAAGAcgattgttaaaataaatttgattcaattaataattggaaaatactacaaaaataatttagattaaataaaatagtttataacttatattatatcaaatcattttttttttcaatctagtAGTACCTAAATCAACTCACACATGAATTacctattttataaaataataattacatttaaaaatataaaatagtattattatttgtgtataaatttatatttgtaaaaaaagtgattgaaagataaaatattagatATAAAATGTGTGTAAAAATTTGTTGCACTACACGTAATTAAAACTAGGCTTTGTTAGAAATGGAAATAAGTGATTTGCATAAAAGCTTATGGTTTGAACTGCATTTATCATTTCCTTCATCACCATCACTCAtgttttactgtttttcttCTGCTTGCTTTAATATCTCTACCGCTCATTCTCAAACAGACCAAAACCTTCTTCTTCAATAAGTATTTAATTTCAGAAAGCtaatatctttcatttttccAATCACTATATCTCATTATATATACATCTTTCTAtgtatcttttaatatttatttataaattagtatttacttttttaaaaataattatctgtCACTGAAAACacatttgtattattatataaattatttactattactctaaaataaaatctaatattaagataatatttagtataaaaGATATATCAGATACATTTTTTAACTTACAAAGGCTAATAAAATGACATAGTGTATGAAGTCTGATCAAATGTTTAGTTGAATTATTTCAAGgagtgaagaaaataaaacgGAAAAAATTAAAACGACTTTATTTGTAAGTTAAAGTAATTTCTATATAGGTAAGTTTGGACACATTTTTCATAAATACCTctagaacaaaaaaaaataaaaaaaatgaagcaattactttataaaacaaaactcttttttttttcttttttttttctttttgggaaAGTGATATTTATCTAAACATTATAATCATTGATCCTAAATTAATTATGCAAAAACTTTTCCATATGCTAGACCCAcggaattaattattttcacttttatgccggaaaaaaaattaagaaggCTTATGGTccaaaaatgttatatttaagagAGTAAAGctagaattaattaaataaagatatataaattgAACATGAAGCATTTTAAAGTATAATCAAACTTTGAAAACATcctgtttaaaaaaatttatacttcaAATAGTCTTGTTTAGAAATAATTCACCTCTGTTTTTCAGTTCATTGACGTATAAATTTAATTCAGGTATTCCGTCAACCTGATACAGGTGTTCTCAATTAATGTTCTAAAAACACCAATTACTATATTAAAAGagctttttattaattatatgttatgcaaattaaaaaattaaaaggaacatatttttaatatttgaatacaAATTACATATAATTGTTTAATACAATAGGGTTTACCTATTCTAAAAGATGCAAGTATGAGACTTGTTCAATTTGTAGTACAGTAGAGGATGGTACgtaattaatatatgtattaGTTGGGTTTTGCTTACTCATTCTCTCAATAATGGCTCCCAAAGAAACGAAATCTCCATAAATACATGCATAAACCTTCACACTCTCAATCCTCAAAACTACTACAGCCattgtatacatatatataaatattcctTAATGAAAATGGAGGGTGCTATGCTTCTAAAGTTGGTAAttttggttgctgctgctgttgTGAACACAGTGCATGGGCATTTGACGCGTGTAGGGTTCTATTCCAGAACATGTCCAGCTGCTGAATCCATTGTTACCTCCACAGTTGAGTCCCACGTTAGGTCTGACCCTACTTTGGCTGCTGCCATACTCAGGCTGCACTTCCATGATTGCTTTGTCCGAGGTTGTGATGCTTCTGTTCTCATTGCTGGCTCTGCTACCGAGAGAACAGCACGCCCAAACCTTAATCTCAGAGGATACGAGGTTATTGACGATGCAAAGGAAAAGCTCGAAGCTCGCTGCCCTGGTGTTGTGTCCTGTGCTGATATCCTTGCTCTTGCTGCTCGTGATTCTGTTGTTCtggtaaaatttaaattagctAAACtctacttttataaaattaaataaaccaTCCTTTTATAATTACCTAATATACTTGACAATTTTACATGTATACACTTCCTATAACTCTTAgtgaaaatagaaataaaataacagtcacatcatttaattaatacaaaagattaatttgaacttaaattttatacaaaaggtattgaaataaaatatgaacTAACATGAAACATCTTGTGAagaagattaattttttataattaacttttataaaaaaaattaaagttggaAACTTTTATATTGGTTGCATGCAGAGTGGTGGAAGAAGTTGGAAAGTGCCAACAGGACGCAAAGATGGAAGGGTTTCAATTGGAAGCGAAGCCCTTAATTTGCCTGGTCCTAACGATACTGTCTCTGTGCAGAAGACTAAGTTTTCTGATAAGGGTCTCAACACCCTAGACCTCGTCGTTCTTGTTGGTACtttcattcatcaattaaatACACTCTTATCGCTTTCTCTCACAGGAACTTCCACTtccaactaaaataaaaaataagactaattcttagtttataaatagatataaactTCACTCTATAAATCAATTCTATAGATTGAGTTAAGGTTCACTTTTAAATGATATCAGAGTCATGTTTAGAATTTATGTttgcaatattttttatttcttaaatatattgttCCACTCGCTGTATCGGATGAAAACatga
Protein-coding sequences here:
- the LOC108341722 gene encoding probable inactive receptor kinase At2g26730, which produces MNISFVINVVLLLAIILLLLLYYNTYTRLNKIVKGQIHTVIEKEDDVEIGVENKIEIGEGTVIMTVEERKGLIFFNDNQKFQMGELLRASAEPLGHGILGNSYKAMLNSGSTIVVKRLRNLKPFTKEEFEKIVTAIADMKHPNLLPLLAYYHSRDEKLMLYSFAGNGNLFSRLHDRGGNRAPFSWNSRLSVARGVARALVYLHLNHKFQNVVPHGNLRSSNVLFDENDAVLVSDFGLASLIAQPIAAQHMVVYKSPEYGYARKVTMQADVWSYGSLLIELLTGKVSINSAPQGTNGVDLCSWVHRAVREEWTAEIFDKEISGQKSALPGMLRLLQLAMRCIERFPEKRPEMREVMREVEKIQVPVITEDDDDVSGDRSLTDDSLSTSTSIIGDER
- the LOC108342313 gene encoding cationic peroxidase 2 encodes the protein MKMEGAMLLKLVILVAAAVVNTVHGHLTRVGFYSRTCPAAESIVTSTVESHVRSDPTLAAAILRLHFHDCFVRGCDASVLIAGSATERTARPNLNLRGYEVIDDAKEKLEARCPGVVSCADILALAARDSVVLSGGRSWKVPTGRKDGRVSIGSEALNLPGPNDTVSVQKTKFSDKGLNTLDLVVLVGGHTIGTSACQSFADRIYNPNGTTDPSIDPSFLPFLRQICPQNQPTKRVALDTDSQFKFDTSYFAHLKRGRGILRSDQALWTDPSTRPFVQKYLATALFNYQFGNSMVKMSNIGVKQGDDGEIRNKCSAIN